The following proteins are co-located in the Fischerella sp. PCC 9605 genome:
- a CDS encoding chromophore lyase CpcT/CpeT: MTFSPQLLCLANYLAGEFDNREQALAEPAWYVHLRLWQIPVPLFPEDSLTLFAEQANIVKLDQPYRQRIMRLRSGGELDAPLNVQYYMPKDPTALRGAGLNPSLLHTLKPEQLDLLPGCILNVTQQTLAANSYQFTATPPPETRCCFSYTGNTVQVSLGFEVTQKELHSYDKGIDPNTGGATWGAILGPYRYTKRKQY; encoded by the coding sequence ATGACCTTCTCGCCACAGTTACTCTGCCTCGCTAATTACTTAGCTGGTGAATTTGATAATCGAGAACAAGCTCTAGCAGAACCTGCTTGGTATGTCCACTTGCGTCTGTGGCAAATACCTGTTCCTCTGTTTCCAGAAGACAGCCTGACATTATTTGCAGAACAAGCCAATATTGTGAAATTGGATCAACCCTACCGCCAACGGATTATGCGGCTCAGGTCAGGGGGTGAACTTGATGCACCTCTAAATGTACAATACTATATGCCCAAAGATCCAACAGCGTTGCGTGGCGCTGGTCTAAACCCCTCGTTACTTCACACCCTCAAGCCTGAACAATTAGATTTACTACCTGGTTGCATTCTCAACGTCACTCAGCAAACACTAGCTGCCAACAGCTATCAGTTTACTGCTACCCCACCTCCAGAAACTCGTTGCTGTTTTAGTTACACTGGCAATACTGTACAAGTTTCCTTGGGGTTTGAAGTGACTCAGAAAGAATTGCATAGTTATGACAAAGGAATTGATCCTAATACCGGAGGGGCTACTTGGGGAGCGATTTTAGGGCCTTATCGCTACACCAAGCGAAAACAGTACTAA
- a CDS encoding STAS domain-containing protein, protein MIDIDQKTYTTQDGNTVIVLTPTGRLDITTAWQFRLKLQECISKLSRHVVVNLGQVNFIDSSGLTSLVAGMRDADKVKGSFRICNVHPEAKLVFEVTMMDTVFEIFETEEEALEGVPRSIAS, encoded by the coding sequence GTGATCGACATAGACCAAAAAACTTATACAACTCAGGACGGTAATACCGTTATCGTCTTGACACCCACAGGCCGCCTGGATATTACCACAGCATGGCAATTTCGCTTGAAATTGCAGGAGTGTATTTCCAAACTCAGCCGTCATGTGGTTGTGAATTTAGGTCAAGTGAATTTTATTGACAGTTCTGGGCTGACTTCTCTGGTGGCAGGAATGCGCGATGCTGATAAAGTTAAAGGCAGTTTTCGTATCTGTAATGTCCACCCAGAAGCCAAACTGGTGTTTGAAGTAACGATGATGGACACGGTATTTGAAATCTTTGAAACGGAGGAGGAAGCTTTAGAAGGTGTACCTCGTAGTATTGCCAGCTAG
- the psb29 gene encoding photosystem II biogenesis protein Psp29, protein MSLTRTVSDTKRAFHTLHTRPINTIYRRVVEELIVEMHLLSVNVDFSYNPIYALGVVTSFDRFMQGYQPEQDKESIFNALLRATEADPQTYRQDAQRLQDIAKSLSTQDLIAALSQQTQLNRDADLQAHLQAIANNPNFKYSRLFAIGLFSLLEQSDQELVKDEKKRTEALKSIAAGLHLSDDKLNKDLELYLSNVDKMSQALVVMADLLSADRKKREQRNQKSNTTVTPPKNNE, encoded by the coding sequence ATGTCGTTAACCCGTACTGTATCCGATACAAAGCGAGCTTTCCACACTCTCCACACCCGTCCGATCAACACTATTTATCGGCGGGTAGTAGAGGAATTAATAGTAGAAATGCACCTACTGTCAGTAAATGTCGATTTCAGCTACAATCCTATTTATGCCTTGGGCGTCGTCACTTCCTTTGACCGCTTTATGCAAGGCTACCAGCCAGAACAGGATAAAGAGTCGATATTTAATGCTCTGCTACGGGCAACAGAGGCAGATCCGCAAACCTACAGACAGGATGCTCAACGCTTGCAAGATATTGCCAAAAGTCTGTCAACTCAAGATTTAATTGCCGCTTTAAGCCAACAAACTCAATTAAATCGTGATGCTGACTTACAAGCACATCTACAAGCGATCGCCAACAACCCCAACTTTAAATACAGCCGCTTGTTTGCGATTGGTTTATTCTCTTTACTAGAACAGTCAGACCAAGAATTGGTCAAAGACGAAAAAAAACGTACTGAAGCACTGAAAAGCATTGCTGCTGGCTTGCACTTATCAGATGACAAACTCAACAAAGATTTGGAACTTTACCTTTCTAACGTAGATAAGATGTCGCAAGCACTAGTGGTAATGGCAGATTTGCTTTCAGCCGATCGCAAAAAACGCGAACAACGCAATCAAAAATCAAATACTACCGTTACTCCCCCAAAGAATAACGAATAG
- the hemF gene encoding oxygen-dependent coproporphyrinogen oxidase encodes MVTNSQRPALPVESSASLPPTDAKARVSEFMKSLQDEITQALEKLDGVGKFQEDSWERPEGGGGRSRVMREGAIFEQGGVNFSEVWGSHLPPSILAQRPEAKGHDFYATGTSMVLHPRNPYVPTVHLNYRYFEAGPVWWFGGGADLTPYYPFAEDAIHFHQTFKQACDAHHSEYYPVFKRWCDEYFYLKHRGETRGVGGLFFDYQDGQGALYRGPHTDSEAAKYSNQLGTIAPRSWEDLFAFVQSCGKAFLSAYLPIAEQRHKMEYGDRQRNFQLYRRGRYVEFNLVYDRGTIFGLQTNGRTESILMSLPPLVRWEYGYKPEPNSPEAELYETFLKPQDWVNWTPSHT; translated from the coding sequence ATGGTGACTAACTCTCAAAGACCGGCTTTACCAGTAGAATCATCTGCATCTTTACCACCAACTGACGCTAAAGCTAGGGTCAGTGAGTTTATGAAAAGTTTACAAGACGAAATTACCCAAGCTTTAGAAAAATTGGATGGTGTAGGTAAATTTCAGGAAGATTCTTGGGAACGTCCGGAGGGAGGCGGTGGGCGATCGCGCGTGATGCGAGAAGGCGCAATCTTTGAACAAGGTGGTGTAAATTTTTCTGAAGTTTGGGGTTCCCATTTACCGCCTTCAATTCTCGCACAACGCCCAGAAGCAAAAGGACATGATTTCTATGCCACAGGCACTTCAATGGTGTTGCATCCCCGCAATCCTTACGTACCCACCGTTCACCTCAATTATCGCTATTTTGAAGCAGGCCCGGTATGGTGGTTTGGTGGTGGTGCCGATCTGACCCCCTATTATCCCTTTGCTGAAGATGCCATTCATTTCCATCAAACATTCAAGCAAGCCTGTGATGCTCATCACTCAGAGTATTACCCAGTCTTTAAACGCTGGTGTGATGAGTATTTTTACTTAAAGCATCGGGGGGAGACGCGGGGCGTTGGTGGTCTGTTTTTTGATTATCAAGATGGTCAAGGTGCTTTATATCGCGGTCCTCATACTGATAGCGAAGCTGCTAAGTACAGCAACCAATTGGGAACTATTGCACCACGCAGTTGGGAAGATTTGTTTGCCTTTGTGCAAAGCTGCGGCAAAGCCTTTTTAAGCGCCTACCTACCAATCGCAGAGCAGCGACACAAGATGGAATATGGCGATCGCCAACGCAATTTTCAACTGTACCGCCGGGGACGGTATGTAGAATTTAATCTAGTTTATGACCGAGGTACAATTTTTGGACTGCAAACCAACGGTCGTACCGAATCAATTTTGATGTCCCTACCTCCCCTAGTACGGTGGGAATACGGCTACAAGCCTGAGCCAAACTCACCCGAAGCCGAGTTGTACGAAACCTTCCTCAAACCCCAAGACTGGGTAAACTGGACACCAAGCCATACGTAA